The following coding sequences lie in one Acidobacteriota bacterium genomic window:
- a CDS encoding DEAD/DEAH box helicase: protein MSDFILQFDSGTLLLEGAEQNTPVPAAFKWPAAFKWDDRVRRWRAPAIAYRDIVTELVRSKTPHQDQARRYLEFQFRPADNAIQAEPRPYQTESVAAWQKSGKRGVIILPTGAGKTFVAQMAIDLVGRQTLVVVPTLDLMNQWYDVLTATFKAEIGLIGGGYFEIGAITVTTYASAFRFMERLGNQFGLLICDECHHLPGAGYRYIAELSIAPYRLGLTATPERADGGEALMEELLGPIIYRKEAQHLAGEYLADYSVVRLSVDLTPEEHSLYQQERTIFRKFMASLGSAPGLDGWQNFVIASARSEAGRRAMQAYRTSKRIALGTEAKLDTLAKLLQRHRRERVLIFTAENEMVYRISHQFLIPAITHETPIKERGTWLAAFNQGRILALATSKVLNEGVNIPEAAIAIVLSGSGSSREHVQRLGRILRKQEGKEAILYEVVTTGTAEERISERRTNVNQFKEARGGQAEEDGLFE, encoded by the coding sequence ATGTCCGACTTCATCCTCCAATTCGACTCCGGCACGCTCTTGCTCGAAGGCGCGGAACAAAACACGCCTGTCCCCGCCGCTTTCAAATGGCCCGCTGCCTTCAAGTGGGACGACCGCGTCCGGCGTTGGCGCGCACCAGCCATTGCTTATCGCGACATCGTGACCGAACTGGTGCGCAGCAAGACGCCGCATCAAGACCAGGCGCGCCGCTATCTGGAATTCCAATTCCGCCCGGCGGACAATGCCATCCAGGCCGAACCGCGCCCTTACCAAACCGAATCCGTCGCGGCCTGGCAAAAAAGCGGCAAGCGCGGCGTCATTATTCTGCCGACGGGCGCGGGCAAGACCTTTGTCGCGCAGATGGCGATTGATTTGGTCGGGCGGCAGACGCTGGTAGTGGTGCCGACGCTCGATTTGATGAATCAGTGGTACGACGTGCTCACCGCCACCTTCAAAGCGGAGATCGGCTTGATCGGCGGCGGCTATTTTGAAATCGGCGCAATCACCGTGACGACGTATGCGTCGGCCTTTCGGTTTATGGAACGACTGGGCAATCAGTTCGGCTTGCTGATCTGCGACGAATGCCATCACCTGCCGGGCGCGGGTTATCGCTACATCGCGGAGCTATCCATCGCGCCTTATCGCCTGGGGTTGACCGCGACGCCCGAACGTGCCGATGGTGGCGAGGCGTTGATGGAAGAGTTGCTGGGGCCGATCATCTATCGCAAAGAAGCCCAGCATCTGGCGGGCGAATACCTGGCTGATTACAGCGTGGTGCGCTTGAGCGTAGACCTGACGCCTGAAGAGCATTCGCTGTATCAACAGGAACGCACGATCTTCCGCAAATTTATGGCGAGTCTGGGCAGCGCACCCGGTTTGGATGGCTGGCAAAATTTCGTCATCGCCAGCGCGCGCAGCGAAGCTGGACGGCGCGCGATGCAAGCCTATCGCACTTCCAAACGCATCGCGCTCGGCACCGAAGCGAAACTGGATACCTTGGCAAAGCTGCTGCAACGCCATCGCCGCGAGCGGGTGCTGATCTTCACGGCGGAAAACGAGATGGTCTATCGCATCTCGCACCAGTTCCTAATCCCCGCCATCACGCACGAAACGCCGATCAAAGAGCGCGGCACCTGGCTGGCGGCCTTCAACCAGGGCCGCATCCTGGCGCTGGCGACTTCAAAGGTGCTCAACGAAGGCGTCAACATCCCCGAAGCGGCGATTGCCATCGTCTTGTCAGGCTCCGGTTCCTCGCGCGAACACGTCCAACGCCTGGGCCGCATCCTGCGCAAACAGGAAGGCAAAGAGGCGATCCTGTACGAAGTCGTCACCACCGGCACGGCGGAAGAGCGCATCAGCGAACGCCGCACCAACGTGAACCAATTCAAGGAAGCGCGTGGCGGCCAGGCCGAGGAAGATGGGCTTTTTGAATGA
- a CDS encoding S9 family peptidase, with protein MQAQEAPPKPPVAKRVPKTTQIHGHTTVDDYFWLREKENPEVIEYLKQETAYTDAMTQSSKGFRDALYKEMLARIKETDVEVPYKKGNFVYYTRTIKGQQYPIYCRKPGSVRGKEEITLDENKLAKGKDFFSVGAYEISEDGNLLAYTTDETGFRQYTLHVKDLRTGRVTRNLAERVVSVEWANDNKTLFYTQEDATTKRSHKFFRQAYKSKDAALLYEEKDELYRIYVGKTRSAGYIVLSIASSTTSEIRYLSADHPQEELKLMLARSGEHEYYLDHIGEQFYIRTNDQGKNFRLVSVPVSDPAKENWKEIIPHRADVMLEDVDCFATHFVAVERQQGIPQLRITDLKSGKFHYIKFPEPVYQAYPAQNAEFKATKYRLGYESLITPRSLYDYDVNTKERKLLKQQPVLGGYNAAEYKSERLWATASDGTKVPISIVYKKGMRRTGKAPLLLEGYGSYGISNDVDFSSNRLSLLKRGVIYAQAHIRGGGEMGKQWHDDGKLMKKLNTFTDFIACAEHLVNEKYTASDRLAITGGSAGGLLMGAVTNMRPDLFKVVLSYVPFVDVMNTMLDASLPLTVGEYLEWGNPNEKAAYDYMRGYSPYENLAAKNYPTMLVRTSLNDSQVMYWEPAKYVARLRTLKTDNNLLLFKIKLEPGGHGGASGRYDRLKDTAFDYAFLLGQFGIVK; from the coding sequence ATGCAAGCACAAGAAGCACCACCCAAACCGCCCGTCGCCAAACGGGTGCCGAAAACAACGCAGATTCACGGCCACACGACCGTGGACGATTACTTCTGGTTACGTGAAAAGGAGAACCCGGAAGTCATCGAGTATCTGAAGCAAGAAACCGCCTACACCGATGCGATGACGCAATCGAGCAAGGGCTTCCGCGATGCGCTGTATAAAGAAATGCTCGCGCGCATCAAAGAGACGGACGTGGAGGTGCCTTACAAAAAAGGTAACTTCGTCTATTACACGCGCACGATCAAAGGGCAGCAGTATCCGATTTATTGCCGCAAGCCCGGCTCGGTGCGCGGCAAAGAAGAGATCACGCTTGACGAAAACAAGCTGGCGAAAGGCAAAGACTTTTTCAGCGTTGGCGCTTACGAAATCAGCGAGGACGGCAACCTGTTGGCGTATACGACCGACGAAACCGGCTTCCGCCAATACACGCTGCACGTCAAAGACCTGCGCACAGGCCGCGTCACGCGCAACCTTGCCGAACGTGTCGTGAGCGTGGAATGGGCCAATGACAACAAGACGCTCTTTTACACGCAGGAAGACGCCACGACAAAACGTTCGCACAAGTTTTTCCGGCAAGCGTACAAGAGCAAAGACGCCGCGTTGCTTTACGAAGAGAAAGACGAGTTGTACCGCATCTATGTCGGCAAAACGCGCAGCGCCGGTTATATCGTATTGTCCATCGCCAGTTCGACCACCAGCGAAATCCGCTATCTTTCCGCCGACCATCCGCAAGAGGAATTGAAGCTGATGCTGGCCCGCAGCGGCGAGCACGAGTATTACCTCGATCACATCGGCGAGCAGTTTTACATCCGCACCAACGACCAGGGCAAAAACTTTCGCCTCGTCAGCGTGCCGGTCAGCGACCCCGCCAAAGAGAACTGGAAAGAAATCATCCCGCACCGCGCCGATGTGATGTTGGAAGACGTGGATTGCTTTGCCACGCATTTCGTCGCTGTGGAACGCCAGCAAGGCATTCCACAATTGCGTATCACCGATCTGAAATCGGGCAAGTTCCATTACATCAAATTCCCCGAACCGGTTTATCAGGCGTATCCGGCGCAAAACGCTGAATTCAAGGCGACCAAATATCGCCTCGGCTATGAGTCATTGATCACACCACGCTCGCTCTACGACTATGACGTCAACACCAAAGAGCGCAAACTGCTCAAACAACAGCCGGTGCTGGGCGGCTACAACGCGGCGGAATACAAATCCGAACGCCTCTGGGCGACGGCCAGCGACGGAACCAAAGTGCCGATTTCGATTGTTTACAAAAAAGGCATGCGCCGGACGGGCAAAGCACCGCTCTTGCTGGAAGGCTACGGTTCGTATGGCATCTCAAACGACGTGGACTTTTCGTCGAACCGGCTGAGCCTGCTCAAGCGCGGTGTAATTTACGCGCAAGCGCACATTCGCGGCGGCGGCGAGATGGGCAAGCAATGGCACGACGACGGCAAGCTGATGAAGAAGCTCAACACCTTCACCGACTTCATCGCTTGCGCCGAACATCTGGTGAATGAGAAATACACCGCCTCCGACCGGCTGGCGATCACCGGCGGCAGCGCGGGCGGTTTGTTGATGGGTGCGGTCACGAACATGCGGCCCGACTTGTTCAAGGTCGTGCTGTCTTATGTGCCCTTTGTGGACGTGATGAACACGATGCTCGACGCTTCCTTACCGCTGACGGTGGGCGAGTATTTGGAATGGGGCAATCCGAACGAGAAGGCGGCCTACGATTACATGCGCGGTTATTCGCCGTATGAAAACCTGGCGGCCAAGAATTACCCCACGATGCTGGTGCGCACTTCGCTGAATGACAGCCAGGTGATGTATTGGGAGCCGGCGAAGTATGTGGCGCGCTTGCGCACGTTGAAGACAGACAACAATCTGCTGTTGTTCAAGATCAAGCTGGAGCCGGGCGGGCACGGCGGCGCGTCGGGGCGTTACGACCGGCTGAAGGATACGGCGTTTGATTATGCGTTTTTGTTGGGCCAGTTCGGGATCGTGAAGTAG
- a CDS encoding VCBS repeat-containing protein has protein sequence MNNNNNFNESAGQPEHKKITATRILLLVVCLAVVGVAGITLQTRRSKNQPTVEQPSGRRFAGKAENSVPFVPATRQSKDAQYLSKSQINADGTITGAKIVMDEGIQRTVREIMRDQASAPRRPERVMPEHEIERGVKAERPGAPATSQWPVPKAGDQPQVQPQAPQTTGLSFDGATLSDTGAFPPDSMGAVGPTQYFTFVNGRLRTFSKTGTADGVINADPDVFFASVMTPVTPPVVLNFTSDPNVRYDRFTSRWFLTIIDVPCTNATCTTTAANRVLIAVSDAASNGTISAGTVWTFFQFVGDPGTNFLDYPSLGVDVNALYIGGNMFSSAGAFVGCNGYVVQKSSILGGGPGVATAFANIAAGAGAGPESPRGVDNFDSTATEGYIVGPDNASFSTITFRRVSNPGSATPTISANIFVTVPTTTSPNTVEHLGNTGGANGNLDTIDDRFFQAMIRNGRLWSAHNFRVSSAGVASTVAAAARNGVRWYEFQGLTSTPTLVQSGTVFDNAATRAAARQYTIPSVTVSGQGHAVLGFTMAGSPVGATPAYVGRLASDTLGTMAGPPTIAAVAFGTTTANYNPASDPGGASGRRWGDYSHTSLDPKDDMTIWTIQEYNQASNSYAVRVGKLLAPPPATLSTLAPSSVSAGQASVNVTITGTSTAGSGFYDPGANLPAPALPFTHIAAAVTGGVTVNSVTYTDPTHITLNLSTVGASAGAQNVTVTNPDGQSTVGNGILTVTGGNTAPSITPVAVNRQQGSPSSNSTIATVSDTETAAGSLTVNVNGSASATVNNITVSNLVNNSGTITANVVAACNATLGTTNFTINVSDGSLTTPGTLMVTVSANTAPTLTYNNQAVLFGNALTVNPASGPSDNGSVASIVLQSVTPSTAPGTITVNNTTGAVSVPNNVPIGGYTVTIRATDNCNAPTDAPFTLTVNNNLPTITAGGPLARQQGSAGTVSTVATVGDTETAAGSLTVTATTVPAGLTVTGITNTSGTITANVAAACNAALGTNTVVLTVTDGNGGTATANLTVNVTANTAPVLTYSAQAVAAGGALNISPATGPSDNGAVSTITVQSQGAYTGTISVNNSTGVVSLSNAKPGGVHTITIRATDNCNTTTDATFTLTVNCPTISLSPASLPNGTVGIGYNQTITASGGTAPYSFSISAGVLPTGLTLSSAGVLSGTPSVANPFNFTVLATDANGCTGTLAYAVTINPANILPTINAVAVSRQQGSPVSNSTIANVNDPDQALNTLAVTVNSGASATVNGVTVNGLSVNAAGVVTANVMAACGATNASFTLTVTDAASATTTATLTVTVTANTAPTLSYANQALAAGSALNISPASGPSDNGSVSTITVLNQGTYTGTISVNNGTGVVSLSNAAPVGVHTITIRATDNCGATTDAPFTLTVNNNLPTITAAAPLARQQGGAGIVSTVATVSDTETPAGSLTVTATTVPAGLTVTGITNTSGTITANVAASCAATLGANTVVLTVTDGNGGTTTANLTVNVTANTAPVLTYSAQAVAAGGALNISPASGPSDNGSVSTITVQSQGAYTGTISVNNSTGIVSISNAKPDGTHTITIRATDNCGATTDATLTLTVVCPTISLSPTTLPNGAVGMSYNQTLTASGGTAPYSFSTIAGVLPTGLSLSAGGVLSGTPSAANTFSFTVRATDANGCTGSRAYTVTMRRRQVWADFDGDGRSDLSVWRPSTGNWQWLNSSTNSLQTQQWGAGYAPYNDVIVPGDYDGDGKIDQAIWRGADSIWYIRKSSDGGFILDLWGTSNAPYFDIPVPGDYDGDGKTDLAVWRRDGTWFVKRSSDGSFLIQAHGQNGDIPVPADYDGDGKTDLAVFRPGAIAPTPNWIILNSSTNTITSIQWGAGYAPYFDTPVPADYDGDGKADLAIWRGADSIWYIRPSANPGNPILELWGANYAPYFDIPTPGDFDGDGKADIAVWRRDGTWFVKRSTNGSFLIQGLGQTGDVPVPGAPR, from the coding sequence GTGAACAATAACAACAACTTCAATGAGTCAGCCGGGCAACCGGAACACAAGAAAATTACCGCCACGCGCATCTTGTTGCTCGTGGTTTGTCTGGCAGTCGTCGGCGTCGCGGGCATTACGTTGCAAACCCGCCGTTCGAAAAACCAACCAACTGTTGAACAACCCAGCGGGCGGCGTTTTGCGGGCAAGGCTGAAAATTCAGTTCCCTTCGTGCCTGCAACCCGGCAATCCAAAGACGCCCAATATCTGTCAAAGTCGCAAATCAACGCGGATGGCACCATCACTGGGGCAAAGATTGTCATGGATGAGGGCATCCAGCGCACTGTCAGGGAAATTATGCGAGATCAGGCCTCCGCTCCCCGGCGGCCTGAACGTGTTATGCCGGAACACGAGATTGAGCGCGGGGTAAAAGCTGAGCGCCCGGGCGCGCCTGCAACTTCGCAGTGGCCCGTGCCGAAAGCAGGCGATCAGCCGCAAGTTCAACCCCAGGCGCCGCAAACAACCGGCCTGTCATTTGACGGCGCGACGCTGAGCGATACCGGCGCTTTTCCGCCCGATTCGATGGGCGCGGTGGGGCCTACGCAATACTTTACTTTTGTGAATGGCCGGTTGCGCACCTTCAGCAAAACCGGCACGGCGGATGGCGTCATCAACGCCGACCCGGATGTCTTTTTCGCTTCGGTGATGACGCCGGTCACGCCGCCGGTCGTGCTCAACTTCACCAGCGACCCCAATGTCCGTTACGACCGTTTCACCAGCCGCTGGTTTCTGACCATCATTGACGTGCCCTGTACCAATGCCACCTGCACGACGACGGCGGCCAATCGCGTGCTGATCGCCGTCAGCGATGCGGCCAGCAACGGCACAATCAGCGCCGGTACGGTCTGGACATTCTTTCAATTCGTCGGTGATCCGGGGACGAACTTCCTGGATTACCCCTCGCTGGGCGTGGATGTGAATGCGCTGTATATCGGCGGCAATATGTTCAGCAGCGCCGGGGCGTTCGTGGGGTGTAACGGCTATGTCGTGCAGAAGTCTTCCATTCTCGGTGGAGGCCCCGGTGTGGCGACTGCTTTTGCGAATATAGCGGCGGGCGCGGGCGCCGGGCCTGAGTCGCCACGCGGCGTGGATAATTTCGATTCAACCGCGACGGAAGGCTACATCGTCGGCCCTGACAATGCCAGTTTCAGCACGATCACGTTCCGCCGGGTAAGTAATCCGGGGAGCGCCACTCCGACGATCTCCGCGAATATCTTCGTGACTGTGCCGACGACAACCAGTCCCAATACCGTGGAGCATTTAGGGAATACCGGTGGCGCCAACGGCAACCTGGACACCATTGATGACCGTTTCTTTCAGGCGATGATTCGCAACGGGCGATTGTGGTCGGCGCACAACTTCCGGGTCAGTTCCGCCGGTGTCGCCAGCACTGTAGCAGCAGCAGCGCGCAATGGGGTGCGCTGGTACGAATTCCAGGGCCTGACCTCTACGCCAACGCTGGTGCAATCCGGCACGGTCTTCGACAACGCCGCCACACGCGCGGCAGCGCGGCAATACACCATCCCTTCAGTGACGGTCAGCGGCCAGGGACACGCCGTGCTGGGCTTCACGATGGCCGGTTCACCCGTGGGCGCGACCCCGGCTTACGTCGGCAGGCTGGCCAGCGACACGCTGGGGACAATGGCTGGGCCACCCACGATTGCGGCTGTGGCGTTTGGGACGACGACTGCGAATTACAACCCCGCCAGCGATCCGGGCGGAGCCAGCGGACGGCGTTGGGGCGATTATTCGCACACCAGTCTTGATCCGAAGGATGACATGACCATCTGGACGATTCAGGAGTACAACCAGGCGTCAAATTCCTACGCCGTGCGGGTCGGGAAGCTATTGGCCCCGCCGCCCGCCACGCTTAGCACGCTCGCACCGTCATCCGTCAGCGCCGGGCAGGCCTCCGTCAATGTCACCATCACGGGTACGTCAACCGCCGGCTCAGGCTTTTATGATCCGGGTGCAAACCTGCCCGCGCCAGCCCTGCCCTTCACGCACATTGCGGCAGCGGTCACGGGCGGCGTCACGGTCAACAGCGTGACCTACACCGACCCAACGCACATCACGCTCAACCTTTCGACCGTGGGCGCATCAGCAGGCGCGCAGAACGTAACGGTGACCAATCCCGACGGACAGAGCACAGTAGGTAACGGTATCCTCACCGTCACCGGCGGCAACACCGCGCCTTCGATTACGCCAGTCGCCGTGAACCGGCAACAAGGCTCGCCGAGTTCGAATTCGACCATCGCCACGGTGAGCGATACCGAAACGGCTGCGGGTTCCCTGACGGTCAACGTCAATGGCAGCGCCTCGGCTACGGTCAACAATATCACCGTCTCCAATCTGGTCAACAACAGCGGTACGATCACCGCCAATGTCGTGGCGGCGTGCAATGCCACGCTGGGCACGACCAATTTCACTATCAACGTTTCTGACGGCAGCCTGACGACGCCCGGCACACTCATGGTCACAGTGAGCGCCAACACCGCGCCCACGTTGACCTATAACAATCAAGCCGTGCTGTTTGGCAACGCGCTCACGGTCAATCCCGCCAGCGGGCCCAGTGACAACGGCAGCGTCGCTTCGATTGTGTTGCAAAGCGTCACGCCCTCCACTGCGCCCGGCACCATCACGGTCAATAACACGACAGGCGCCGTAAGCGTGCCGAATAACGTGCCGATAGGCGGCTACACGGTGACGATTCGCGCGACTGACAATTGCAATGCGCCGACCGATGCGCCGTTCACGCTCACGGTCAACAACAATCTGCCGACGATCACGGCGGGCGGCCCGCTGGCGCGCCAGCAAGGCAGCGCAGGTACGGTGTCCACGGTGGCCACCGTCGGCGATACCGAAACAGCGGCAGGCAGTTTGACCGTCACGGCCACGACTGTTCCGGCTGGACTGACGGTGACGGGCATCACCAACACCAGCGGCACGATCACGGCGAATGTCGCGGCGGCGTGCAATGCGGCGCTGGGCACTAACACCGTCGTGCTGACGGTGACCGATGGCAATGGCGGCACGGCGACAGCCAATCTCACGGTGAATGTCACGGCCAACACCGCACCTGTCCTGACGTACAGCGCGCAAGCCGTCGCCGCAGGTGGTGCGTTGAACATCAGCCCGGCGACGGGGCCGAGCGATAACGGTGCGGTCAGCACGATCACGGTGCAAAGCCAGGGTGCCTACACCGGCACGATCTCGGTCAACAATTCAACCGGCGTCGTCTCGCTCAGTAATGCCAAACCGGGCGGCGTGCATACCATCACGATTCGCGCGACGGACAATTGCAACACGACGACCGATGCGACCTTCACGCTGACCGTCAACTGTCCGACGATTAGTCTCAGCCCGGCCAGCTTGCCGAATGGCACGGTGGGCATCGGCTATAACCAGACCATTACGGCGAGCGGCGGGACCGCGCCCTATTCGTTCAGCATCAGCGCAGGCGTGCTTCCGACCGGCTTGACGCTGTCCTCGGCAGGTGTGTTGAGTGGCACGCCGAGTGTGGCGAATCCTTTCAACTTCACGGTGTTGGCGACCGATGCGAATGGCTGCACGGGGACACTGGCGTATGCGGTGACGATCAATCCGGCGAACATCCTGCCGACGATCAATGCGGTGGCGGTAAGCCGCCAGCAAGGTAGCCCTGTTTCCAATTCGACTATCGCCAACGTCAACGATCCCGATCAGGCGTTGAATACGCTGGCTGTCACGGTCAACAGCGGGGCCAGTGCGACGGTCAATGGCGTGACTGTGAATGGCCTCAGCGTCAATGCGGCGGGCGTAGTCACCGCCAACGTGATGGCGGCCTGCGGGGCGACCAACGCCAGCTTCACGCTGACGGTCACGGATGCGGCCTCGGCGACCACCACGGCAACGTTGACGGTCACGGTGACGGCCAACACCGCGCCCACGCTGAGTTACGCCAATCAAGCGCTCGCGGCAGGCAGTGCGTTGAACATCAGCCCCGCCAGCGGGCCGAGCGACAACGGCTCCGTCAGCACGATCACGGTGCTGAATCAGGGCACCTACACGGGCACGATCTCGGTCAACAATGGCACCGGCGTCGTTTCCCTGAGCAATGCCGCGCCGGTTGGGGTGCATACCATCACCATCCGCGCCACCGATAATTGCGGCGCAACGACCGATGCGCCGTTCACGCTCACCGTCAACAACAACTTGCCGACGATTACGGCGGCGGCTCCGCTCGCACGCCAGCAAGGCGGCGCGGGTATCGTGTCCACGGTGGCCACCGTCAGCGATACCGAAACGCCCGCAGGCAGTTTGACCGTCACGGCCACAACCGTTCCGGCGGGCCTGACCGTGACGGGCATCACCAACACCAGCGGCACGATCACCGCCAATGTCGCGGCGAGTTGCGCGGCTACGCTGGGCGCGAACACGGTCGTCCTGACCGTGACCGATGGCAACGGCGGCACGACGACGGCCAACCTCACGGTGAATGTCACGGCCAACACCGCGCCCGTGCTGACCTACAGCGCGCAAGCCGTCGCGGCGGGTGGTGCATTGAACATCAGCCCCGCCAGCGGGCCGAGCGATAACGGTTCGGTCAGCACGATTACGGTGCAAAGCCAGGGCGCCTACACCGGCACGATCTCGGTCAACAACAGTACCGGCATCGTTTCCATCAGCAATGCGAAGCCCGATGGCACACACACCATCACGATTCGCGCCACTGACAATTGCGGTGCGACAACCGACGCCACTCTCACACTCACCGTCGTGTGCCCGACGATCAGTTTGAGTCCGACTACGCTGCCCAACGGCGCAGTGGGAATGAGTTACAACCAGACGCTGACGGCGAGCGGCGGGACTGCGCCCTATTCGTTCAGCACCATTGCGGGCGTGCTGCCAACCGGGCTGAGCCTGTCGGCGGGCGGCGTGCTGAGCGGCACACCGAGTGCGGCCAATACCTTCAGCTTCACGGTGCGGGCCACGGATGCAAATGGTTGTACGGGCAGCCGGGCCTATACGGTGACCATGCGCCGCCGCCAGGTTTGGGCGGATTTCGATGGCGATGGGCGCAGCGATCTGAGCGTCTGGCGACCTTCGACCGGCAACTGGCAATGGCTGAATTCATCTACCAATAGTTTGCAAACCCAGCAATGGGGCGCGGGCTATGCGCCGTACAACGATGTGATCGTGCCGGGCGATTATGACGGCGATGGCAAAATTGACCAGGCCATCTGGCGTGGGGCCGACAGCATCTGGTACATCCGCAAGAGCAGCGATGGCGGCTTCATCCTGGATTTGTGGGGTACGAGCAATGCGCCGTATTTCGACATCCCGGTGCCGGGCGATTACGACGGCGACGGCAAGACCGACCTCGCGGTCTGGCGGCGCGATGGCACCTGGTTCGTCAAACGCAGTTCGGACGGCTCTTTCCTGATCCAAGCGCACGGCCAGAACGGCGACATCCCGGTGCCGGCGGATTACGATGGCGATGGCAAGACCGACTTGGCGGTTTTCCGGCCTGGGGCGATTGCGCCAACGCCGAACTGGATCATCTTGAATAGTTCGACGAACACCATCACCAGCATTCAATGGGGTGCGGGCTATGCGCCATATTTCGACACACCCGTCCCGGCGGATTATGACGGCGATGGTAAGGCTGACCTAGCCATCTGGCGCGGCGCGGATTCGATCTGGTACATCCGGCCCAGCGCCAATCCGGGGAATCCGATCCTGGAACTGTGGGGAGCGAACTACGCGCCATACTTCGATATTCCGACGCCAGGAGATTTCGACGGCGACGGCAAGGCGGACATTGCGGTCTGGCGGCGCGATGGCACTTGGTTCGTCAAACGCAGCACGAATGGCAGCTTCCTCATTCAAGGACTAGGGCAAACAGGTGATGTGCCGGTACCTGGCGCGCCACGGTAA
- a CDS encoding DUF790 family protein has protein sequence MLTADLALHIQRGDKINPRTIDAQDPRHLQTAADLILLVRQHAGQRRAALQQALDEYIGVGTDYKVLRGLIKLLLDRCEFESVSVRDAAELRHALFFKAVEQHPVVTAAARQQVLATLAADLVCAPEEVVQGLYADLSDNQVLTLIDELEASQLIDRYNVAQAQALLYRCSEIRLWIAAEQAHRTRELFQAIKAFRLIHAIRGNARTGYEVRLSGPVSLFHRSQRYGIQMSVFLPALLLQEGWQMRAEIETKRGKAYFELDSTQRKLRSHYLPDEARPNEALLAKLVQDWPAVGSEWSLTVNQAVLDLGETALVPDLEFKHPQLGTASLEMLGYWTPRHLQDKLLVLARGKVTNYLLIVVEELRCSREGPASLPPNVIVCKTALKAKEIAKALAGISSPSSLPQ, from the coding sequence ATGCTGACTGCTGACTTAGCACTTCACATTCAGCGCGGCGACAAGATCAACCCGCGCACGATTGACGCCCAAGACCCGCGCCATTTGCAGACGGCGGCGGATTTGATCTTGCTCGTGCGACAACACGCGGGCCAACGGCGCGCCGCGTTGCAACAGGCGCTGGATGAATACATCGGCGTCGGCACCGATTACAAAGTCTTGCGTGGCCTGATCAAACTATTGCTGGATCGTTGCGAATTCGAGAGCGTCAGCGTGCGCGATGCTGCTGAATTGCGCCACGCCCTGTTTTTCAAAGCCGTCGAACAACACCCCGTTGTCACCGCCGCAGCCCGCCAACAAGTGCTGGCCACTCTCGCCGCCGACCTGGTTTGCGCGCCTGAAGAAGTGGTGCAAGGTCTTTACGCCGACCTTTCCGACAATCAGGTGCTGACGCTGATTGACGAACTCGAGGCGTCACAACTGATTGATCGGTACAACGTCGCCCAAGCGCAAGCGCTGCTCTACCGCTGCTCCGAGATACGCTTATGGATTGCGGCTGAACAGGCGCACCGCACGCGTGAACTGTTTCAGGCGATCAAAGCCTTCCGCCTGATCCACGCGATTCGCGGCAACGCGCGCACCGGTTACGAAGTGCGCTTGAGCGGCCCGGTTTCGCTCTTTCATCGCTCGCAACGCTACGGCATACAAATGTCCGTGTTTCTGCCCGCGCTGCTCTTGCAAGAAGGCTGGCAGATGCGCGCCGAGATCGAGACCAAACGCGGTAAGGCTTACTTTGAACTCGATAGCACCCAACGCAAATTGCGCTCGCATTACTTGCCGGATGAAGCCCGACCAAACGAAGCGTTGCTCGCGAAGCTGGTGCAGGATTGGCCGGCCGTGGGCAGTGAATGGTCATTGACGGTGAACCAAGCCGTGCTCGACTTGGGCGAAACGGCGCTCGTGCCCGATCTGGAATTCAAGCATCCGCAACTCGGCACGGCCTCTCTGGAAATGCTGGGCTATTGGACGCCGCGCCATTTACAAGACAAGCTATTGGTCTTGGCACGCGGCAAGGTGACAAATTACCTCTTGATTGTTGTCGAAGAATTACGCTGTAGCCGCGAAGGCCCGGCTTCCCTGCCGCCGAACGTCATCGTTTGCAAAACGGCGTTGAAAGCGAAGGAGATCGCAAAGGCCTTAGCTGGAATCTCCTCGCCCAGTTCGCTCCCGCAATAG